The genomic window gaaacacacacacacacacatacatatgcacatatatacatgcacacacatatacatacatacatggatatctataaacatagatataaatatgtacagtTAACCAAATATATAATAGATCATACAATGCTTATTTTCATCTGTCATCTGTCATCAagcctttcttttaaattgtcCAGTCATAAAAGAACTAGTAATCTAGTAATATTTTCATGTATAAGAAGTAAACCAAAcaaccttattgagtcccttatatTTGATCTTTAATGTTTACCTTACATGTCTCCTGGATGTTATGTCAATTTTCCTCTTAAATTCAAGGCTTTTTGtcacaaaaaaattgaaagtctTTCGGTTCATtaaatatcctttattttttttttcagaattacaGTAATTTTCTGGGTATGTTACCCTTGGTTGTAACTTCAGCTCTTTTGCTCTACAGAATATAGTATTCCATGACTTATACAGTCCTTTGACAAAGTAGGTGCTAGATAttgtgtgatccttattgtggcttcatgagatttaatttttctttcttcctgtttccaacattttttccttaacctgggagttttaaaatttggcttgatattcctttcaattttttttttttttttttttgtttaattctcttTCAGTTAGTGACCTGtggatgttttctatttcttctttattttctcattctagaAATTCAGAATgattttccttgataatatctTGTAATAGTGtatcaatattcttttatttattgtacTTCAGGTAGTCCAACTatacttaaaatacttaaaatagttCTTTTCAAATTGGTCTTTCAATCAATtgttttttctgatgaaatacctttcttctattttttttattcttttgattttgttttatgatttcttgttgTCTTAGGTCATtaacttccccttgcccaattttaattttcaaggaattatcttcttccttatgtctttttttttaattctttatttcaatctgattgactttctttttataattattttgattttcttggatttctctttttttattttatttccctcaatATCTCTTTGacctttaaagtcttttttgcatTCCTCCAAGAAAACTTTTGTGCTAGGGACCATTTgacatttctcattgaaaaaggaaTGGCTTTTTAAACTCCATTATCTTCCTTTGAATATGTATTTTTCTGTCCCCATAGTTACTATTAAGATTggattcattttcctttgctcacttatttttactttaaaaaaattgtgtttttagTAGCAATTAGTATAATCAAATAGTTATCTTAATATGGGGAATGATGTGCTAAATCTCAAGTCCTTTTTACTGTTATTACTTGAATTTTATCTCAAGGCCCACCCTTGACTCTCCACTCCCCACAGCAAGGGCCCAGCCCACACTGTCTTACAAATGATTTTGCTCTCTGCAGTTTCTCCAGTGGCTGCATACTATAGTTGTCCTCTCTGCTTTTGAACTGAAACCAGGACTCTGTTCCACTGCAAGTGACCATAGCCATCAGGGTTCCTGGCCCTCACTACTGCATTCACCAGATATGTGGTAACTCCTCCCTATAGTCACAGTGCAAGATGCAGCTGCTTAGTATAGCTGTGCTTGACATCTCTCTACAATGGAAGGTCCTTCAAATGTCTGCTTATCTGTCAGATCCCTATactgtctgtaaaatgaaagtttctaaGGTTGAGGCTGCCTCTCAGCTCATATGCCCCCATGACTTGTTGTTTCTTGATTCTGCAGAGTTGGCTTGGGAGTGTTAAGACCAAATTAATTAAGAGCAAAGCTCTACTCCAGGAGGTTGGGTCTTTTCTGGGGTCTTCTCAGATTGTTTTAGAACAactttttaatctcttatttatttctgctgctctgaggtgatattttgtctttttttatggaggaaatttggaaagcAGAAAGTTTCCTGGTCTACTttaccatctttccagaatcctcctcACCAATATGATTTACTATGTGGTtttcagcaaatcatttaacctttcttggCCTCAGATTGATTATCTACACAATCAAGAGTTTGTATccaatgatctctaaggtctcttccaggtaTAAATTTAGATTCGGTGAAAATTACAGATAGGAATTGTCCTTATTCCTCACTTCTGATCTTCTTGGCCTCGAAGGCCACAAAAAGTTTGCCAAAGCAGAAAGATAATTTTAGTTTTATCAACTATTTAATATAATCCATTGAAAAGGATAATTAGCAGGGTGCTTAGTAGTGTAATGTGGGATAATCACCTTCCAGTATAAATGCACTTTCAAAGCAGGCTGGAGACCAGAAAACAACTTACCCTGttttattaaaacaacaacaacagtatcAACACCctaacaacatcaacaacaaactTCCAGGACCTTCCTTCCCAGATTCTCCACCTCAGTCTACCCTTGGCGATTGCTACTCAGACTCTGCATAAAACTAAACTTCTTGATAATTCTCTGCCTGATCTGCTTAGTTTTCACACTGTAAACAATAGGGTTCATCAGAGGTGGGACCAAAAGGTAAACATAGGACATAAGCAAGTGGACAATACGGGGCAGATGCTCACCAAAACGATGCACAAGGGATAAACCAATCATAGGGATATAGAAAAGAAGTACGGCACAGATATGGGAGACACAGGTATTGAGGGCTCGGAGGCGCTCCTCGCGGGAAGCAATGCTCAGCACTGTGCGAAGAATTAGAGCATAGGAGAGAAAGATGAGCAAGGAGTCCATACCCACTGTACAAGCAACCACAAAGAGGCCATAGATATGATTAACTATGATGCTGGAGCAGGCCAGCTTCATGATCTCCAGGTGAAGGCAATAAGCATGGGCCAGTACATGAGAACGGCAGTAGTGAAAGCGTTTCAGTAGAAAGGGTAGAGGAAGGATCAACAGTGCACTGCGCAATACAGAACAGAGCCCCATCTTCACTATCCGGCCAGGTGTCAGGAGAGTTCCATATCTCAGTGGGTTACAGATAGCCACATAGCGATCTATGGACATGGAGAGCAGCACTGAAGATTCCACCAGGGACAGGGTATGGATGAAGAAGAGCTGGGTGAAGCAGGCAGGGATGCCGATCTCTcgaaaatcaaaccagaaaatgcCCAGCACGGTGGGTAATGTGGAAAAGCACAAGCCTAGGTCAGTGAGGGCTAGCATAGCCAGAAAGTAGTACATAGGCTCATGGAGTGTTGCATCTGTGCGGATGACATGAAGGATGGTGATATTTCCCACAATTACTGTCAAATAGATAGTGCAGAAGGGAATGGAGATCAAACCATGGAGACTTTCTAGGCCTTTGAATCCAGTCAGGAAGAAGGAGGCTGATTGGAGACTGCTGTTTCCTGAAGCCAACATTGTGCTGAAGACTTGACCTAATAactttgaaaagcagaatttggcTAATGAAGAAAGGGAACCACTATATTGTCTAACTTGAAGTGAGTGGGGTAGCTGCTTGCCCATTTGAAAAGTATACTAGGGATCCAGTTGACTTTTAAACccttctcccagagttctctcccaGAGAGAAGGAGAATCAGGAATTCTAATTTCTTAATGTTCTTTTCAGTGGCCCAGCTATCTACTATACTCACCAGCCCAGAGAAGTAAGAAAGGCACATCCTATTGGTTCTAGCCTTATGAATGTGAGCTAATAccaaatcctacttttttgggGAAGTTCTCTCTGAAGACTTAGTCTATATATGTCTGAAGTTCCCTATTATACATAGTAGTCTATACTGAACATTTTGTTCTTGGTTTTTATGCTGTCATTTGAATGTTGATCTttgaataattataaatgtatattaagtGTGTTTATGTTTTCCTGTTTGTGTCTTTTATCACCAAGAGAAAATTCAAGCAAGAAAGTATGGACTGGAAATTAGAGTGCTCTTTCATTTAGAAGACTTGGGTATTAATCATAATTTGAATTATTGGGTGATTTTGAGTGTCtgattcttaattttcttcttttaaggtAAGGGTAATGgatttaatgtttacaaagattCCTCCAATCTCAATTTGTTGTGATTCTGTATGTAAACTTCTTGATAGCATGTCTAATATTTCCTTGTTCCCTCCTTCCAAATACTATTTCAAGATCTACTAGATCTAAAATATCAAATCCTTTTCTAACTTGACAGAGATGGAATGTTCAAGTAGTCTGGTTTTTTATGGGACTTGGTACCTCAGATGATGAGTTTCTGTACTATTAGGCTGGATAAGGTAAGTTCTTCCTCTTTTGGCTCCTTTCTGGATATATAAGCCCAAAAGACTTGCTCTACTGTCTCCTAATTCCATATCCAGGAATTTCTCAAAACACTTCTAACCTTTTAAAGTTATCAAAAACATCTCCTTATCAATTC from Sminthopsis crassicaudata isolate SCR6 chromosome 3, ASM4859323v1, whole genome shotgun sequence includes these protein-coding regions:
- the OR51G1 gene encoding olfactory receptor 51G1, encoding MLASGNSSLQSASFFLTGFKGLESLHGLISIPFCTIYLTVIVGNITILHVIRTDATLHEPMYYFLAMLALTDLGLCFSTLPTVLGIFWFDFREIGIPACFTQLFFIHTLSLVESSVLLSMSIDRYVAICNPLRYGTLLTPGRIVKMGLCSVLRSALLILPLPFLLKRFHYCRSHVLAHAYCLHLEIMKLACSSIIVNHIYGLFVVACTVGMDSLLIFLSYALILRTVLSIASREERLRALNTCVSHICAVLLFYIPMIGLSLVHRFGEHLPRIVHLLMSYVYLLVPPLMNPIVYSVKTKQIRQRIIKKIKKQQVMGAYELRGSLNLRNFHFTDSIGI